Sequence from the Macaca fascicularis isolate 582-1 chromosome 16, T2T-MFA8v1.1 genome:
GGGACTCAGCGCTGGGCGACTGCCCCGCGGCCAGAGCAAGGGCGGTGTGGCAGGGTCCTGGGAGTCCCCCTTTCCACCCGGGTTCCTTGCCCCTGAGGGTCGCAGGCTCCCCCGGCCTCCCTAGCCCCCAGCGCTGAATTGGGAGCCTGGTGGGCCAGGGCGGGGGGACCTGGAGCCCCGAGGCCTCTGCGGAGCCGGTCTTTCCGGACAGGGTGATTTTCGTTTAAAGATTAATGGTGAAGCCGAGCTCTTAATTATTCCTCTAGGTGGGAGGTGGCAGGAAAGGCATGTTAATGTTTGATAAGGAGCTAAAGGCGCTTCAAGCGGCTGTACACTCCGATCCTGGAGGCACCTTCTTTGCAACCCCAGACCCCATCACCAGAAGACCCCATCTGCCAGTTTTCAGCCCACCCACCCCTCGGATGGTTCTTGGGGTCCATGCAGGCTGAAACCTCCTCTCCCAAGTTAGGTGCTCCACCCTCAAAGCCTCGGAGTGAGGGGTGAAGGTGTCCTCTGCACAGAGGAGCTAGCATGTGCCCTTTGCAGCAGGGACTGGCTGAGCTGTCACAGAGGATCGAGGGGCATCTTGCAGCCTCTCCTCCAGGCCCctgggggaagaaagagaaaaagcagaatgGGAAAACTTTTATTTGTAGGGTTAGACACTGGAAACCTACTAAGCAGCTAGACAGTAGAAAGAGCAATGCTTTGCAATTCGGGCGCTTtgtagctgtgtggtcttgggtaAGTCACTTCCTTTCCCATTTGCAAAACAGGTGTAGTCATTCTGACTTCAGGGGTTTTAAGGGTTCGAATAAAATACTGGGTTTAAGTGCTTAGTGCAGTGCCTGTGTGGCACGTGGCCGGTGCTCCATATACCACGTTTATGGGGCTCTCCCCCAAGCCTGGGGCCAGTGTTAGGAATGTGTCTCAGCTCATCCCTCACACAAGCTGCGATCTCCTTTAGTGCCAAGGCTTTCTGACCGGGACCTGATGTCCATTCATCCCATGGGGGACTCAAGCTGAGAAGGGACCAGGTTGCATATGGAGACACCCAGAGCATCTCTGTCCATTGAGACAGGAGGACGGGAGAGGATATTTGGTCCCCTTCAGAGCCCCAGACCCCTGGCTGGGAGCTGCTGAGACTTTGCCCAGGGCACACTTGGGTTGTGCTGAGCTGTTTTTCAGGATTATCCCCTGTCCCTCAGAGGGGGAGGTGGGGTGAGCAAGGTCCATTAGAGACGCTTCCTCAGCCATCTTGAAACAAGGGGGAGGGGTGGCAGGTCAGTCAGGGTGGGGGGCAGTAGCTGGGTGACAGGCGACGGGCTCTCAGTCTCTAACCTGTGGTCAGGGTGGATGGACTAGGTAGGATGTGGCACTGGACACTGAGACCTATGGGTAGGTAGTCCCTTTCCTTCCCAGGCCCTCTTCAGAGTGACCTGAGTCAGTGGGCTGGTACTTATCTGCAAGGGTGGCCCTCTCATTCAACGAGGACAAGAACCTGAGTGGTGGGTGATCCTGCCACCAGAACCCCACCTTCCCTCCACGGACATGGACCGGACCCCTGACCTTGACCTCACCACCATTACGTTTTCCTGGCTTCTGCTTCCTGAAGAAGGTAGTTAAAAGCGCGTTCAGCCAAGCAGGTCAAAAGTCTTCATGATTAAGACAGTGGATCAGCAGTCACCACTACAAACCTAGGAGCTGCGGCCAGAACCAGGGAAGATCAAATTCCTAAGAAAAGCTAAGCCTGGACCAGATGTGCCCCAGGGAGGCTGTGAGGCGAGTCACAGGGGGCTCCACCCTTCACAGCTGGCTCTTGGGGATACTGGCTCGAGGGAGGCTTCTCCTGGAACGGCTGCCCCTGTGGCCTCCAGTCAGAGGAGAGACCAGCCCAACTTTCAAAACCCCTTCTGCCTTCAAGACCTCTTCGGGTGGGGACATGGGAGGATTATGGCAAGGAACTGTCGTGGTGCAAATGCCCTCTGATTTATTATCTCCTCAGTCGCTGGCACTGGGAATTTGGTGGCTGCGcctgtcagaggcgtttgaaccagagcgactccatttTGGGTGAGGGCTAGGAAAATAAGGCTGGGAtttgctgggctgcattctcagaaAGTCAGACATTTCTAGCTCTGGATGTTTATGGTTAAcggaacaaattaataatgtttatgaCACAGACCCAGACTTGGGAAGGTCCAGATACCCCGATATCTGGAGAccaaaggcattcctaattttgctttaaaaataataatatcggccgggcacggtggctcacacctgtaatcccagcactttgggaggccgaggagggtggatcatttgaggttaggagttcgagaccagcctggccaacatggtgaaaccctgtctctactaaaaatacaaaaattagctgggcatggtggtacatgcctgtagtcccagctactcaggagactgaggcaggagaattgcttgaaactgggaggtggaggttacagtgagccaagatcgtgccactgccctccaggctgggcaacagagggagactccatctcaataataataacaatgtcgATTCTTGCataatatagtaattaagaaaattaatcctttatcacaaacacCTGTAGCAGAGCACACGTCCTCATGTATATAATGCATCAGACGTGTTCCTTCTCTGACTTTTGGGAATgtcctactctgtctatggagtagctgtccTTTCactactgtactttttttttttttaaggaacatttgtattttaattatttttatgtacagaaaacTCAACAGTGTACATTTAACCCAGTTTAGTGGCAAGTTCTTTAGCCTTTGCCTTTTGGAGCTTGGCGATATGAGCCACAGACTTGGGACCCAGGACATTGCCGCCCCAGTGACAGCAGATCTCattgtatctcattgtaattGGTCCTGATAGCTTCCGCCAGCTTAGCCAAAGTGCCTTTGTCTTCTGAGTTCACCTGTGTGAAGGCGACAGTCACCACtgtactttcttaataaactttcttttcctttgcactgcagactcgccctgaattctttcttgtgtgagatccaagaaccctctcttgggatctgggtcgggacccctttcctgtaacaggcCTTCTGTCAGAGGAAGATTGTGGGGCTTGGAATGTCCGATAACTCTTCTGTGGAGACTGAGCAAAGGCAGAGCGGGAGCTGGAGGTTTCGGAGCTCTGCCCCACTactgctggggctggggtggcAAGTGGCCACTGCTCTCTGCAGAATCCACCCACATGGGGGTAACCCAAGTGCAGCAACTCCCAGGGATAGCAGAGCCCTGCCCGGGGCTGGGGATGGGCCATCAGGGGGAAGACACCGCAACTCTGAAAAAGGTGACGCCAGCAGAGCAGGAGAGGCAGTGATCAGGGCTGGGAAACTCCAAAGCCCAAAGCGGCTCTTCGTGGCCAGCTTTCCTGGGGATGCTCCCTCATGGCTCCTTCCCCATCCTGTCCCCATTCCAGGGACTCCGTCCTGGCTTAGACTATAAGGAGATGGGATTGTGGAGGCAGCCCAGGCAAGAAGGGAGAGGGCGGATGAGCTCAGAGGCCTCAGCTTTGGCTGAGTGGGAACCGTGCTTTTCttaggaatttcctcatcctgaGTTCTTTCCAAGTCACTTCATTTCTCGCCTCTCTCTGCCCCTCCTTGGCTTTGGCCATCTGCTCCCAAAAGGAGgccatgggggtgggggtgagggggaaggaaggagttgTCGATGGGATTTTACCAAGTGCCAAGCTACCTAAAACCTCCTTTAATCTTCCCCACGGCCCTGTGAGGTGGGTATGTTTGTCTCATATTACAGGTGAtacaactgaggctcagagagcttaaggggcttgcccccaaacccatcTAAGGCCCCTGAGCGGCCCAGCCAGAATGCCAAGCTCTGGATGAGATGTTCTGTTCGCCCTGCTGGTGcaaccttaaaaaaaattaatagactttatttttaaagcaattttaggCTCACATAAAAAATCAGCAGGAAGTACAGAGGGTTCCCATAGGCCCTTCTGCCCTGCATGCACTTTCCCctcttattaacatcttgcatccATGTGGGACATGTGAGGTGCAgccttttttttcagagatgctgGGTTCTACTGCCCTGAGGCAGAGCCCTCAGCCTGGCCCCAAAGACCAGGACtgtggggttggggggcaggggaGAAAGCCTGGCTGCTTCCCCTCAGCGGGAGCCGTGAGACGCTAGCCAAGAAGGGATCTTAGTAACACGCGGTGGGGTgcggggggaggtggggaggcatTCTGGGGAGGGACCGCCTAATCTCCTCCCTCAGCTCGGATCTGGGAAGGCTGCCCGGCTGAACCTGACTCTATTGTCCCAGGAGCGGAGGCTGGGCTGagtcctcctcttcccctctcacCAGAGTCTCCCTTCCAggtttggggtgggggaggtaAGCGGGGAGGAGGCGGCTGGTGACCAAGGAATGAAATATCCAGGCCAGCCCCACGTTAGAGCTGAGTGGCCTTGCAGGGGTTCCCTGGAGGGCTGGTGGCTGCTTGGCCTGGCCCCGCCTGGGGAACAGAGCCCTACACCAGCTGACCTGTTGATCAGCCCTGCTTAGTTTTCCATTGAGTTTCCCTAGGTCCTCAATCCTACTGCCAGGAACACGCCATCCCAGCCCAAGGGAGGGCTCCAACCCCAGGGGTAGGCCCAGCCTCTAATCCTCCTGTGTGTGGGAGCAACaggacacacacacgcacacttcaCACCTTTCCTCTCTGCTCCAGAGTCACACTGGTGCTACGAAAGTCAAGCCAATTCCTCCAAGGACACCTGCTTGGGTGAGTACAACCAGTCCGGGGGACTGCTGTTTATGCATAGTGGGCACCACGCAGGCCGAAATGGAGACCCCGGAAGGGTGGGAAGGTGAGAGGTGATGGTGGCCTCCTAGGCAGATATCAGttcccagcacacacacacacacacacacacacacacactctctctctctctctctcacacacacacacactctctcacacacacacacagatatacaaatgcacactcacacacacgcacacacacactctcacactcacacacacaaacccacactctcacacacacaaacacacactcactctctcctgTCCTGGTGCTCAAGGACCAGGGAGTGTAGAGTGGCCTGAGTCTTCACTGGCACCTGCTGTCACAAAGAGGGCATATTCCCTGCGGAATGAATTGGCAGCAGCATTGAAGGAGGAAAGGCATTTTGCTGTTTCCCATAACAAAACGGGGAGTTGGTTCTATCCCAGTGACGCCCCTTGCAGGGGGCCTGAGCGATGGTCCTTTACGCTTTTATTCCAATGCTGATCAATTCGAATGCAAACCCTGCAGTCTGCTGTGTTTTGGTGACTGAGCAGTGCGCCCGCCCGCTCCTGACCCTGGCCCTCCTGGTGTTGGGGTCACCAGGGTTCGGGGAACCAGCTCCTCCAGGGCTACTCCTCTCCCTCCCATTCCTCAGATGATACTCAGCGCCCTTCATCAGAAACCCCCAGGGAGTCCCACTCCATTGCTTCCAAAGCCCTCTCCATCCATCTCCTTCAAACTCTCTGGCATCCCAGGGAAGCAGATTATCTCTGCAGCTCCCAGTTTACATTTGGGAAACCCAGGGCTTGGAGAGGTGATGTGCTCCACCTCATGAAGTCGTCCCTGCCCTGGAGCTCACAGTTAACAGTTGGCAACTCTGTTCCCACCTTGTCCCACACCAGGGCTAGACTCCCCAGCCttgcttgtgtgtgtctgtggaggaggaggaggaaggcctAGGGAGGGTGAGGGCGGAGCTCTGAGCTGAGCATCCCTGAAGCACAGCCTTCAGGCCGCCTCAAAGCATTGCCGTGTGGGAACTGAGTGGGTGGGCCTGACTTCAGTGGGGCGGTGGGGGCTACACTTTGGTGCCAGGCACCCCTGACTCTCGCAATCCACCCTCTCTCCCTGCTCAGTGCCAGGCAAGTGGGGTGGAAACTGCCAGAAGGACCGCCAGTCCCCCATCAACATCGTCACCAGAAAGGCAAAGGTGGACAAAAAACTGGGACGCTTCTCCTTCTCCGGCTACGATAAGAAGCAAACGTGGACGGTCCAAAATAACGGGCACTCAGGTGGGCTGGACGGAGGCCCCGGGCAGGCCTGGGCACCCGAGCTCCCCGAGGACTGAGAGGACAGGGCTCCTCCCGGGAGGGCACGCCAGGCCCAGGCCCATCTGTGCTGCGAGGGGGCTGAAAATCCTATGGGGGAGGACAGCTTCCGAGAGGAGAGAACACTCTAGTATGTTTTCGGTACTTTCGTCAGACCAGTCTAGGATGGGGGGAAGGAAGCGTTCCGGGAAGAAGGACACGGGCAAAGCTGCGGAGGCATGAAACAGCTCAGCACGTTCGGAGAACTGCCAGGAGCTCTGTGTGGATGAAGAACAGAGAGTGAACCCAGGCGGAGCCCAAGCAAGGCCCAGGGGCAGCTGGGCTGGGACCCAGGGGCAGGTCACCCAGGCCTGAGGAGTTTGGACATTACCCCGAGGACGCCAGGGCACCACAGAGGAGGTGGACGCAGAGGAGGCACCAGGCCAGAGCTGCAGTTTGGGGCAGTGGAGGGTGCAGGAGAGGGGGAGACAGgcagggaggccaaggaggaggcCAGGGAAAGGTCCAGGGCTGTCCCACCCCGCCCCACCCGTGCAGGCCAGGACCGGAGCCCATgaagggtgggaggcaggagagaatgtCCCATCTGGGTGAAGCTGGGATGAGGGCCTGGAAGAGGCTGAGGGAGACCGGTTCGAGGACTCTGCCCCTTCTGTGCCCCCAGTGATGATGTTGCTGGGGAACAAGGCCAGCATTTCTGGAGGAGGACTGCCTGCCCGGTACCAGGCCACACAGTTGCATCTGCACTGGTCCAACTTTCTAGATAAGGGCTCCGAGCACAGCCTGGATGGGGAACACTTTGCCATGGAGGTGAGGGCCCCTTCCGGACTGGGACCTTGTCTGGGCTCTGGGTGTGCACCTGCCTTGGGCAAGCAGGGTAGCCCAGGTCCTTCATAGGTTGCCTCttcacccctccacccccaccaggTGCACATAGTAcatgagaaagagaaggggacATCGAGGAACATGAAAGAGGCCCAGGACCCTGAAGACGAGATCGCGGTGCTGGCCTTTCTGGTGGAGGTGGGACTCCCATTCCTCACCTCCCAGGGAACCTGTGGCTGAGAGCTTCTTCTTAGGATCCAGAGACCTGGGACTCCAGTGAGgcaggagggggtggggagacTCCAACTTCCACCTCTGTTTCTGGGGTTGCATGTCCCTGGGTCAGGTGGGGAGCCCAGAGCCTCAATCCCAGAAGCTGCCTGGCCTTCCGTCCCCAGATCAGGAGAATGAActggccaccaccactggctcCCTGCAGACTCTCAAgacccttccctccctttccaggCTGGACCCCAGGAGAACAAGGGCTTCCGGCCGCTGGTGGAGGCACTGTCTAATATCCCCAAACCTGGTGAGTCAGGATTGGGGAGAAGGGCGTGGGGTGAGGAGGGGATTCCTCCCACAAAGGAAGGAGTGGGTGTGGGGGAGCTGGGCTCTCAGAGTGCAGGGGAAGTGGGGCTCCTTCTCCCACCCTCACTGACAGTGTCCTTTTTCCCCACCCCAGAGATGAACACCACGATGGCAGAGAGCAGCCTGCTGGACTTGCTCCCCAAGGAGGAGAAACTGAGGAACTACTTCCGCTACCTGGGCTCACTCACCACACCGACCTGCGATGAGAAGGTCGTCTGGACTGTGTTCCAGGAGCCTATTCAGCTTCACAGAGAACAGGTGCACAGGGCCCGGGGTAGGGCATAGATTCCCACTGCCTGGCTCCCCAGAAATTATCCCTCTGTCTGCCCTCAGAAGTCCCTCAGGATACGGGTGGGGAGCCCAGGGAACTGAAGTCCATTGTTAATCATGGACATTCACTGAAGACAGGCAAGAAAGGCCTGAGCCATTCCATCACCAGACTGGGGGCTAGATGGGAGGCAGGGGAAGGTGGAATCATTCAGAAAATGGTGCTGGGGTTTCTACAATGAAGGAGGCTCTGGGGAGACAGCCGTGAGTCCAGAGGGCCCAAATGTCTGCCCTTGCACTACTTCCATTccaaaacagtggttctcaaagtgcgGCCCCTGGACCAGTGGAGTCAACATCATCACCAGGGGAATTGCTAGAAATGCTAATCCTCAGAGCTACTGAATTAGGAGCTCTGGGGGTGGAGCCCAGGCCTCTGGGGCCCAACAAGCCCGCCTCCCAGCTGATGCTAAcgcatgctcaagtttgagagCCACTGTCCTGTAGTAAGAGTGACAAGAGAAGCAGGCATTGCTGGCCCCCTGGGGTGTGAATGAAAGGAAGCCAATGGGCGCTTAGCCCTCACCTATGCCACGCACCTCATTTACATCCCCTATTCTTATCATCTTCACGACCACCTTGAGAGCCAGGGGTTCAGAGCCCCTCTTTCCTAATGAGGGCTCCCAGGTCAGGACGAGGTGCCTGCCTGAGGTCACACGGCAGGGAGTGcagctccccctgcccccacccgcTGAGCCTGTCGCTTTCGCAGATCCTGGCATTCTCTCAGAAGCTGTACTACGACAAGGACCAGAAACTGAACATGACGAACAATATCAGGCCCCTGCAGCGGCCAGGGCAGCGCGTGGTGCTCATGTCCGGGGCCCCGGGTCAGCTGCTGCCTTGGgtcctgcctgccctgctgggCCCCACACTGGCCCGCCTGCTGGCCAGCTTCCTGCGATGATGGCTCACTTCTGCACACAGCCTCTTCCGTGCCTCAGCTCTCCAAGTCCTGGGCTTCCAGTCCTTAGGCTTCCCAGGTGGGACTTTAGGCATGATTAAAATATGGACATATTTTTGGAGAAACCTTTCTCAAGTGTGTTTTTAGCTTCCCACAACTACCGCACCCTgtccccctccacccacccctgtTCCAGGGCGGGGGCTTTAAGGCCAGAAGATTTCTCCCGAGTAGGTACCACCAGATGTCCTCACTCTTGTTCTCTGTGAATTCCGTGTCCACACCCCACTCCCTTCTACCGGGATCTGGACCTTGGAGAGATGCTGAAGACAGCTTGGAGTTTCGTAACAGTGGAAGCTAGAGGAATTCCAATCTAATCTCTTCATCATatagagggggaaactgaggctgagaaagaagaggctggggccgggcatggtaattcacgcctgtaatcccagcatgttgcgaggcagaggcaggtgaatcacttgagccctggagttcaagaccagcctaggcaacatggtgaagccctgtctctacaaaaaatacaaaaattaaccaggcgtggtggtgcacacctgtagtcccagctactcaggaggctgaggcaggaggattgcttgaacccagaaggtgaaggttgcagtgagctgagattgcgccactgcactccagcctgggcaacagagcgagagagaAGAGGCTGCTCGGCTGGCTGGAGGCCGCATAGTGAGGCCAGGGCAGAGCCGACTGCATGGAGGCAACCCCAGCCCTGTGTGTTCTCCCCTGTGCTAGAGGTGAAAGGGTGTCCTGTGTGGGGATGGCCTAGGCAAGGTGGGCGACAGGAAGTTCATTTGTTtgctcaaatatttattgagcatttatgctctaggcactggggatatggCACAGAATAAGAGACAAAAATGCCTGCCCCCCTGGAGTCCACAGTCCAGTGGAGAGACAGCCCATAAATGAAGCAGATATGTTGCCTAATAGATCGGGAGGCAGAGAGTGCATGGGAAAAAGAGAATTCAGGGCAgggagccgggcacagtggctcatgcctgtaattccagcactttgggaagcaaggcgggcagatcacctgaggtcaggggtttgagaccagcctggccaacatggcgaaacacggtctctactaaaaatacaaaaattagctcggcgtggtggcaggtacccgtaattcagctactcaggaggctgaggcaggagaattgaaacacaggttgcagtgagccaagattgaaccactacactccaacctgggcaacagagagagactccatctcaaaagaaaaaaaaaaaaaaagaattcagggcaGGGAAGGTGGGAGGCCCTAAGAaaggggaggctgggaggaggccAGGGAAGGTGGCCTCTGGAGACTGCAAGTGTTGAGGTGCGGTGGGGAGGGTGCCTTCGGGGAGAAACAACAGGGAGaaatagagggaaggagggaggaagtggggacaggggaggcaggagagcgAGGTAGGGGGCATTGGTTTGGAGCAGGGGAGCTGTAGAGGTGAGGGCAGAACACAGGGACAGTTCAGAAGCTGCCGCAGCGCCCAGGAGCTGATCTGCTGATGGATTAGCAGTGACATATGAGGGAGGGCTCATGGGGGTGTCCAAGGATGTGGGGCCTGGTCCCTTGGGACTTGTCAGGAAGGTCCCCACTGCGGCCGTGATTACATCTCTATCTCTAATGGGTTGTTTTCCCTCCTGTGGCCCTGAGGGAAGTGGAGGGAGAGGAACTGGGAGGAGGCTGGTGAGAGGGGGTCCAGGACACCagaatgagaaggaaagaaggggaccCATGAGGTCCCCAAGCCAGGTCAGGCCCCAGCTGCCAGGAACTGAGGGCCCACAGCTCTCAGACCTCACTGTCAGGAGTAGGACTGGATTTTGGAATTCGTGAGCCTTGGAGTGGGGTTGGCTGAGTGAATGGGGGACCCAGGTTTCCCTGGCTGGGCATGAGGACCCCTCTGGCAGGCTGAAAGTCCGGAGGTAGAGAGCTTCCTCACAGGAAGGCGTGCCCACCAGGAGGGCACTGAGAGATTCCATCACCTGGTTCCAGAATCCCTTGCTGGCTGTGGGAGgggagctggtgggaggaggTGGTCTCTAAGCCTTCTCTCTCCCCGTGCCCCCCATGCCCCTGACCACCCCCCGTCAGCCCAGGGAGAGGAGAGACGgctgctcccctccctcctccctttccctccctcttcccttttgtGACCAAAAATAagtcccccctcccttccctggtGACCACGCAgctgtgggggaggggtggtagTGCTGTTGTCATGGCAACCGCAGGCCGCCTGTCAGCAGGGGGTGTGTGGACGCAGAACCTGGAACCTGTTCTTTGGTTCCCACACAGACTGCGGGGAATCTAAGCTGCCCCTTCAAGGCTCAGGGCTCTGAGGTCAGAAtggcccctccctgctccccaatGGCACCCTATCCCCACCCCCGTCCCTGCCCTCCAGGCAACCTTAGTGAATAATGTGGCAGCAGGACCAGGAAGTCCTGACCTCTCCAACCCAAGGCAGAAGGCATTCGACCCTCCCCGTCCCCCTGGTCCCCAAATCATAAACCTGGCCAGCAGGAGCCAGAACGGGCACAGCTTGTCCACGGCCTGGGGCTCTGGCCACCTCCCATGTCCTGCCTGCCCTCCCTGTGGACCAGAGGCCAGCGCAGGTGCTGCCAGCACTCAACTCCCAGCCAAATCGCCAGGGCCAGCCACTGCAGAAGTGGGCAGCTCACTCTGGGCACTGGCCCCCGCCTCCAGAGGCCCCCACTGATGGAGTTCCTTCTTGTGAACATGCGCGTGTTCATGAAGCGTTTCCTGTTAGTAAATTCACTCCCTCTGTGCGGCCCCCGCCACCCCCAGCAGACCCCACCCTGGGGATGGCGGCTCTGAGTTCCCTGTGCCCAGTCTCGTCTGGCTTCTGAGACAGTTTCCTCtgagggtgagggaggagaaCCCCCTTATTCACAAAGAGGGTCCAGCCTGGCCCCGAGCcctcctttcatttatttctgatgcCCCGTGGGTGACCGCATGgggtgcgcgcgcacacacacacacacacacacacacacacacacacacacacaccggcCTTCACTCCTTCACTGTAGCTGGCCAGGCCTGGGGAAGGCTCGCAGGCTAATGGTTTTACCCACAACCTGACTTCTCAGGGGGTCACTGGCCGGCGCCCAGCACAGCATGAAGCACATTTTTgggtgcctaccatgtgccaggtggGGGCCATGCTGCAATCCCATCAGGGTGGCGTTATCCCTGCCACGGCATGGACAAGGaagccaaggcacagagagggacCGGGCACTTGTCGGAACCTGGGGCCACTCCCCTGCAACTCCTTGGCTCCCCTGGCCGGCTCTATCCTTCAGCTGAGCCATCTGTGTCCAGGGAGGGTGAGGGCCGCAGCACCCTGTCCCACCCATCTCTGCCGGTTGCTGTCCATCCCCAGTGGGCCATCTCTTTGGCCCCCTGTTTAGATTCGGCATCCGGATGGGAGCCAGGGGCTAAAAATACTCCCATGTGTTTAGATGGTTCTTGGAAAATAAACTTCCCCATCTTGGCTCTTGGTTTGCACACTTGCTGGCCTTGCTTCCTGTGGCTCTGATCTGacagtgtgggggtgggggaggaaggcGGGGTGGAGGAGGGTCTACAGGGGGCCTGGAGTCGTGGGGGCGGTGTGGACGTCTGCCCATGGTTCCTGCAGGCTGCGGTGTCTCAAAACTCCAGGGGGCGCCTATACCGACACCGCCTTGTGAACAGTGTCCCCCACTGTTGCAACCTCACTGTGAACAGTGCCCCCCACTGTTGCTCCCCACGTGGTGCAACCCCGAGGCTctgagcttgtgtgtgtgttggggtgggaaGAGGTAAGGAAGCTGGTGGCTCCATGGGCATGCTTGCTGCTCTGGGCTTCGGTTCATCCATCTGCAGAAGGGGCTACCCTTGGTCCCCCCATCTAACTGGGCCTGGCTGTCCCGGGCTCCTGCTGTCCCTGGTGACCTCGGGAGGAAGGTCAGGCCTATCTCTGAGGTTGGGGAACTGTTCCTGCACCTCGCACTACACATGTCCTAGCCgctgtgtttgtttatttgagaggGGACAAAGGCATTCTTTCCCCCAGGGACGAAGGACGATGTCCAAGGCCCAGGGAGGGGCTTCCTTTGGAGAAGAGCTGCGGGACAGAAGAGTCAGTTCCTTCCGCAGATGGCTGGACACGTGGGAGGCTCCTCAGGTTGTTCCAAGTGTCAGCTTCGGCAAGGCCTGGAGGACAGGAAGAGGGCAGTGGAGCAGGACACACGGAAGGGAGGTGGGTGCATTCTGGAACAAGATTTAATCTTCTATCAAGATGTAGtctttcagccaggtgcagtggctcacacctgtaatcccagcattttgggaggccaaggtgggaggatcacttgagcccgggagtttaagatcagcctgagtAACTTAGGGAGATCCTGTTTCTacgaaggggaaaaaaaagccagacatggtggcatgcctgtggtccccgttacttgagatgctgaggtgggaggatggcttaagcccaggagttcaggcaccattgcactccagcctgggcaacagagagagaccctgtctcaaaaaacaaaaaaaataaaacttaatccctccc
This genomic interval carries:
- the CA4 gene encoding carbonic anhydrase 4, producing the protein MRMLLALLALLALSAARPSAAAESHWCYESQANSSKDTCLVPGKWGGNCQKDRQSPINIVTRKAKVDKKLGRFSFSGYDKKQTWTVQNNGHSVMMLLGNKASISGGGLPARYQATQLHLHWSNFLDKGSEHSLDGEHFAMEVHIVHEKEKGTSRNMKEAQDPEDEIAVLAFLVEAGPQENKGFRPLVEALSNIPKPEMNTTMAESSLLDLLPKEEKLRNYFRYLGSLTTPTCDEKVVWTVFQEPIQLHREQILAFSQKLYYDKDQKLNMTNNIRPLQRPGQRVVLMSGAPGQLLPWVLPALLGPTLARLLASFLR